One window from the genome of Hippoglossus hippoglossus isolate fHipHip1 chromosome 10, fHipHip1.pri, whole genome shotgun sequence encodes:
- the cxxc5b gene encoding CXXC-type zinc finger protein 5: MSTAVDIAGPSSPVQAHSSAKIPNEPLRPSLKRSNHPYSLSHYISTPSQAMDVKGLIQPSPAQQRAAQPAHTKPRRTPSWPDMWESPSGLHLAHAAELLMRAGLLALTPATTEQANLGAQSSQPVKREAAEAKGGKGDGEGSGSGPEEEEEDSSGCGTDFQPFLGAWFPFSPALFPLAGFQMGGGHWRSAAMGTEGIEGLVAEGYSPGSLGAGSGSRRKRKRCGECVPCRRQTNCDQCSSCRNRKRGHQICKYRKCEELKRKPGGPGFESRVSGFDLRGSDFTLGLSQERSNGALDG; the protein is encoded by the coding sequence ATGTCCACTGCCGTAGACATCGCCGGCCCTTCCTCCCCAGTTCAAGCCCACAGCAGCGCTAAAATCCCCAATGAGCCACTGAGACCCAGCCTAAAGCGCTCCAACCACCCCTACAGCCTCTCCCATTACATCTCCACCCCTTCCCAGGCCATGGACGTCAAAGGCCTGATCCAGCCCTCCCCAGCCCAGCAGCGGGCCGCCCAGCCCGCACACACCAAGCCTCGCCGTACCCCCTCCTGGCCCGACATGTGGGAGTCACCCAGCGGGCTCCACCTGGCCCATGCCGCTGAGCTGCTGATGCGCGCCGGGCTCCTGGCTCTGACACCCGCCACCACGGAGCAGGCCAACCTGGGTGCACAGAGCAGCCAGCCAGTGAAAAGGGAGGCTGCAGAGGCAAAGGGGGGAAAGGGAGATGGGGAAGGAAGTGGGTCTGGgcccgaggaggaggaagaggactcCTCTGGATGTGGCACTGACTTCCAGCCCTTCCTGGGTGCCTGGTTCCCCTTCAGCCCTGCTCTGTTTCCCCTGGCAGGCTTCCAGATGGGGGGAGGCCACTGGAGAAGTGCCGCCATGGGAACTGAGGGCATCGAGGGGCTGGTGGCCGAGGGCTACTCTCCGGGCTCCCTGGGCGCAGGCagtggaagcaggaggaagaggaagaggtgcgGGGAGTGCGTACCGTGTCGGCGTCAGACGAACTGCGACCAGTGCAGCAGCTGCCGCAATCGCAAGAGGGGACACCAGATCTGTAAATACAGGAAGtgtgaggagctgaagaggaagcCGGGAGGCCCTGGGTTTGAGAGCAGAGTGTCTGGGTTTGACCTCAGGGGGTCCGACTTTACTTTGGGTCTCTCACAGGAGAGAAGCAACGGAGCCTTGGATGGATAG